The Ovis aries strain OAR_USU_Benz2616 breed Rambouillet chromosome 11, ARS-UI_Ramb_v3.0, whole genome shotgun sequence genome window below encodes:
- the LOC114116976 gene encoding small ribosomal subunit protein uS8-like, with product MVHMNVLADALKSINNAEKRGKRQVLIRPCSKVIVRFLTVMMKHGYIGEFEIIDDHRAGKIVVNLTGRLNKCGVISPRFDVQLKDLEKWQNNLLPSRQFGFIVLTTSAGIMDHEEARRKHTGGKILGFFF from the coding sequence ATGGTGCACATGAATGTTCTGGCTGATGCTCTCAAGAGTATCAACAATGCCGAGAAGAGAGGCAAACGCCAGGTCCTTATTAGGCCATGCTCCAAAGTCATCGTCAGGTTTCTAACAGTGATGATGAAGCATGGTTACATTGGCGAATTTGAAATCATTGATGATCACAGGGCTGGGAAAATTGTTGTGAACCTCACAGGCAGGCTAAATAAGTGTGGAGTGATCAGCCCCAGATTTGATGTACAACTcaaagatctagaaaaatggcagaatAACCTGCTCCCATCCCGTCAGTTTGGTTTCATTGTACTGACAACCTCAGCTGGCATCATGGACCATGAAGAAGCAAGACGAAAACATACAGGAGGGAAAATCCTTGGATTCTTTTTCTAG